The window GCTGGCGAGTGAGGTATGGCATTTTTCACACGTCACTTCTGTGGCGCCAGGCTCAAGCATCGAAGCATAGGCGGTTCCGTCGCCGTGCATTTCCTTCTTGGTATGGCAAGTGGTGCACTGAAATCCCTTCAGCACATGCACATCTTGATAACCGAGATTTCTCTCCGTGCCTTGGCGACTATGGCATTTGAGACAAATTTGGTCGGCGACCGCCGTGCCCTGAACAAAGTTGTGGCAATCGTTACAACCGGGTTCATACGTGGCGGGATCAACGGCACTGCCGTTGGCATAAGTTCCCGGGTGACATCTGTGGCATCCGAGTTGTGACATCGGAATTCCGGTCAGCGACTCCATCCCACCGTTCGCGCTGTCATACCAGGTAAACTTGCCCTGACGTGTACCGTGCAAGCTCGTGGCGAAATTGCCGGGATCCTGCGCGAAGAGCCATGACGGCAGGATCACCAAAGCAACAATGGCGAGAAAAGGTGTAACCCTTCTCATATTTTTACCTCCTAAAATTTGTGGTTCACAGCTTTATCCTTTTTATGTTCACTACAGGAAACCTCCTGAGATAGAACTTTTTGTTTTCGTATTCTGCTTCGAAAAGCAAATCTTGCGCAATCAACTGTTGAATGATGGAAGCATCCGCATGGGCGCGCGCCAACAATTCTCTCACGGCTTCCTTTCGCATCGGATGCACGGCAGTAATGCTCAACAGATCTTCCGCGACATTGCCGGTTGCAGCAAACGCATTCCCTTCCTCGCCGATTAAATATTCCACGCCTTTGACTTTTTTGTTGAAAATCTGATAGAACACATTGATGGCTTTTTCATCGGGCGGCTTTACCCATGTTTCTGCCGGCGGCCGGATTGGAATCGAAATGTAAGATTTGTCGGGTTTGAGCTGAGCCAGGAAACCGGCGATTTCCTTGGCGTGCTCAGGGCTATCATTGAGGCCTTTGACCAGCATGGTCTCAGTGGCAAGCTCACCCTTGTAAATTCTCGCGAACGCAAGCATTCCATCCAAGATTGAGGACAATTGCAAAGAGCGATAAGGCCGGTTAACCTTGCGCCAAACCTCTTCGTTGACGGCGTCCACTTTCAAAGAAACCCAGTCCGCTTGCATCAAATCATTTCTCACCTCGTGACACCAGATCAGGGAAGCGTTGGTGATCACGGCAATTTTGAACCCGAAAAGCCTTAACAAATCGATTTCGCGGCCAAGATTGATATCCAGAGTTGGCTCGCCGTCAGGCACGAAAGTTAGGTAATCGATAGATGCTCCGGCTTTTCGGACTTCAGCTATTTTTTTCTCCACATCTTTCAATAGTTCATCCGGTCCATAAAACGCCTGTCGCTCAATTTGCATCTTCAAGGTGCGGCCTACTTGGCAATACACGCAAGAATAGGTGCAAATCTTGGGAGGAATGTTGTTGATTCCCAAGCTCCGCCCAAGGCGTCGCGAGGGAATAGGACCAAAAGCCAGCATGATTTCTATTCCTTTGCCTTTCTTTTCTCATCCCAGAGTTGATGATGTTCGGAGCCTTCGCGCAACATCTTGGCGCCGCATTGGGGGCACCGCTCTTCTCGACAGGGAACGCGCTGGCGGTGAGGTATTTTTTCTCCACATTTGGGGCAGACACAATCACCGCCAGGCCCCAAGCCCGAAGACGTGTTCATGGACATAAAAAACTCCTGCGTTCGCATCAATATTCGATTCTGTCTTTTCTATGCTCCCACTCTTCGAATGCGATCAAAGCCTCTGGCCGCGCGATTTGCTTCATCGGAAGCCGTCGCTGGGAGATGGGCAGCGCCAACTCTCTGGAGATACAATCATCAGCAAAACCGATTTCAGCGGCATGCCTTCCGGTGAGGGCGTAAAAGACCTTAGCGATTTTGGCCCAATAAATGGCAGCGAGGCACATCGGGCACGGCTCACAACTGGAGTAAAGCTCACAGCCTTTCAGATGGAAACTACCCAAACGCCGGCACGCTTCCCGAATCGCCACGATCTCGGCATGAGCGGTGGGATCTTTAGTTGACGTGACCTGATTGCAACCTCTGCCGATGATTTCACTATCCTTCACGATCACGGCGCCAAACGGCCCACCGATTCCGTTGCGCACGGCTTCAAGTGACAAACGGATGGCTTCGCTGAGAAATTCGACTCTCATTTTGATCAGCCTGAGATTTTGTTTAACGCTTGATCCAGATCATCACGAAGATCATCGAAGTCTTCACAACCTACCGAGATTCTCACCAACTCATCGACGATGCCGGCTTGTTCCCTTTCATGTCGCGGAACGGTGGCGTGGGTCATGGAAGCAGGATGTTCGATCAACGATTCCACGCCGCCAAGTGAAACGGCGAGCGTGAACAAACGCACGTTGTTCATGACGGTTTTGCCGCCCTCAAGGCCGTTTTTCACGCCGAAGCAGATCATGCTGCCAAAACCGTCCATTTGTTTTTTCGCGATTGCATGTTGCGGATGATCCGGCAAACCAGGATAGCGCACCCACGTCACTTTGGGATGCTGCTGGAGAAAGCTCGCCATCTTCTGCGCGTTCTCCTGACTTCTCTCCACCCGCAACGGCATGGTGCGCACGCCGCGCAAGACCAGCCACGCTTGATGCGGATCCATCGTGCCGCCGAACAAATTCAGCACCGGCTTGATTCGCTTGTAGAGTTTTTCATTCTTCGTAATGATCATTCCGGCGACCACGTCGCTGTGACCGTTGATGGATTTCGTCATGCTATGCACCACCACGTCGGCGCCCAAATCCAAGGGACGTTGCAAATAGGGACTGGCAAAGGTGTTGTCAACCACCATGATCGCGTCATGTTGATGGGCAATCTCCGCAGCTTCATGAATATCGGTCACCGCCATAGTTGGATTCGCCGGTGTTTCAACGAAGATCATTCTGGTATTGGCGCGAATGGCGCGTTTGAGATGATCCAAATTCGAAGTATCGACAAACGTTGCTTCCACGCCAAATCGCGAGAATTCTTTTTCCAACACCATGCGCGTTGGGCCGTAAACAGAATCCGTGCCGACCACATGTGCGCCTTTGCCAAGCAAGGCCAGATAGACTGTGGTAATGGCAGCCATACCCGAAGCAGTCGCCATGCCGGCGTAGCCATTTTCCAACGCCGCAATACATTCTTCCAGTGCGTTGATGGTTGGGTTGCCCATGCGCGTGTAAATGTAGCCCGATTGCTCTCCGGCAAAACGCGCCGCTCCTTCCTCGGCGCTGGGGAATGAAAAGGTTGAGCTTTGGAAAATTGGAACGGAGACTTCACCGAATACGGCATTCTTCAAGCCGCCAACGTGAATCGCTTTGGTTGATTTATGTGTCAAGTTCGTTTTCATGAAACAGGCTCCTGAAGTTTTTTCATTCGACGGCTAAGTTTTGGGCATGGTTCCTTCTGAAATGGCCTACCCCTCAATCGCATACATCAGCAAGCCAATGCCAACACCAAAAACCATATTGAAAGCTTTGATCAGCATCGAGTCGCGCACGGAGTATGACAGCATCGGCAACATGCCGTGGCCGTCTTGCACGAACGAGCTGGTGAAGAGCACGGAAAAAGGAATCAAGCCGTTGGCAAACATGGTCACGAAAATAAGATGCGGGCCGGATTCCGGAATAATTCCGAGCAGCGCACCGGCGAAGAGCAGCAGCAGCGTATATTGCGACGTCAGCTTTTCGAGATGCCAATAGTGCAGCCCAA is drawn from Cytophagia bacterium CHB2 and contains these coding sequences:
- a CDS encoding aminotransferase class I/II-fold pyridoxal phosphate-dependent enzyme; its protein translation is MKTNLTHKSTKAIHVGGLKNAVFGEVSVPIFQSSTFSFPSAEEGAARFAGEQSGYIYTRMGNPTINALEECIAALENGYAGMATASGMAAITTVYLALLGKGAHVVGTDSVYGPTRMVLEKEFSRFGVEATFVDTSNLDHLKRAIRANTRMIFVETPANPTMAVTDIHEAAEIAHQHDAIMVVDNTFASPYLQRPLDLGADVVVHSMTKSINGHSDVVAGMIITKNEKLYKRIKPVLNLFGGTMDPHQAWLVLRGVRTMPLRVERSQENAQKMASFLQQHPKVTWVRYPGLPDHPQHAIAKKQMDGFGSMICFGVKNGLEGGKTVMNNVRLFTLAVSLGGVESLIEHPASMTHATVPRHEREQAGIVDELVRISVGCEDFDDLRDDLDQALNKISG
- a CDS encoding radical SAM protein, whose translation is MLAFGPIPSRRLGRSLGINNIPPKICTYSCVYCQVGRTLKMQIERQAFYGPDELLKDVEKKIAEVRKAGASIDYLTFVPDGEPTLDINLGREIDLLRLFGFKIAVITNASLIWCHEVRNDLMQADWVSLKVDAVNEEVWRKVNRPYRSLQLSSILDGMLAFARIYKGELATETMLVKGLNDSPEHAKEIAGFLAQLKPDKSYISIPIRPPAETWVKPPDEKAINVFYQIFNKKVKGVEYLIGEEGNAFAATGNVAEDLLSITAVHPMRKEAVRELLARAHADASIIQQLIAQDLLFEAEYENKKFYLRRFPVVNIKRIKL
- a CDS encoding ferredoxin; the protein is MSMNTSSGLGPGGDCVCPKCGEKIPHRQRVPCREERCPQCGAKMLREGSEHHQLWDEKRKAKE
- a CDS encoding nucleoside deaminase; this translates as MRVEFLSEAIRLSLEAVRNGIGGPFGAVIVKDSEIIGRGCNQVTSTKDPTAHAEIVAIREACRRLGSFHLKGCELYSSCEPCPMCLAAIYWAKIAKVFYALTGRHAAEIGFADDCISRELALPISQRRLPMKQIARPEALIAFEEWEHRKDRIEY